The following coding sequences lie in one Polluticoccus soli genomic window:
- a CDS encoding polyprenol monophosphomannose synthase produces MDKLVIIPTYNEKENISKIILKVLSLAGNYHVLIVDDGSPDGTADIVKDLQKKHPEQIHLLQRSGKLGLGTAYITGFKWALSKDYQYIFEMDADFSHNPDDLLRLHQACVAGADVAIGSRYIHGGKVVNWPWDRIFISKGGAMYTRLITWMPVSDPTAGFVCYRREVLQRIPLDKVEFIGYAFQIEMKYRAWKLGFKLKEVPITFIDRTEGQSKMTKGIVQEAMYGVWKMRKFTN; encoded by the coding sequence TTGGACAAACTTGTAATCATACCCACCTACAACGAAAAGGAGAATATTAGTAAGATCATTCTGAAAGTATTGTCGCTGGCAGGCAATTACCATGTCCTGATAGTGGATGATGGGTCACCTGACGGCACGGCCGATATTGTAAAAGACCTGCAGAAAAAGCATCCGGAGCAAATACATTTATTGCAACGTAGCGGCAAGCTGGGTTTGGGCACCGCTTATATTACTGGCTTCAAATGGGCACTTTCAAAAGACTACCAGTATATTTTTGAGATGGATGCCGACTTTTCGCACAACCCCGACGATTTGCTGCGCCTGCACCAGGCTTGCGTTGCCGGAGCAGATGTTGCGATCGGTTCAAGGTATATACATGGTGGTAAAGTGGTAAACTGGCCATGGGATCGCATATTTATCTCAAAAGGTGGTGCTATGTACACCCGCCTTATCACATGGATGCCAGTATCTGATCCAACAGCGGGTTTTGTATGCTACAGGCGCGAAGTATTGCAAAGAATACCACTTGACAAGGTAGAGTTCATAGGCTATGCGTTCCAGATCGAAATGAAATACCGCGCCTGGAAACTTGGCTTCAAACTAAAAGAAGTCCCCATCACATTCATAGACCGCACAGAAGGCCAGTCTAAAATGACAAAAGGTATTGTGCAGGAAGCCATGTACGGCGTTTGGAAAATGCGCAAGTTCACAAATTAG
- a CDS encoding WbqC family protein, whose product MSVIVSPVLPFPNIYWWSSIQNATQVLFDIGEHFEKMSYRNKYNITGANGLITLSVPLTEGRGQRRAMKDVLICNKDRWQVQHWRTLMSVYKRAPYFEHYEPSLFTLFEQPFEKLIDFNQASIDWIKAQLSIVVESSVSSEYVREYKDAIDLRKNFKPGKEKQALPESAYYQMFSEKNGFYPNLSILDLLFSEGPFTAQWLKSNSQPIAAWR is encoded by the coding sequence ATGTCAGTTATTGTCAGCCCGGTTTTACCTTTTCCTAACATTTATTGGTGGTCGTCGATCCAAAACGCTACCCAGGTTCTTTTCGACATTGGTGAGCACTTTGAAAAAATGAGCTATCGCAATAAGTATAATATAACTGGCGCCAATGGACTAATAACGCTCAGTGTACCATTGACAGAGGGTAGGGGGCAGCGTCGGGCTATGAAAGATGTGCTTATTTGTAATAAAGATCGCTGGCAAGTACAACACTGGCGTACACTGATGTCGGTATATAAACGCGCACCCTATTTTGAGCACTACGAGCCGTCGCTTTTTACGTTGTTCGAGCAACCCTTTGAAAAGCTCATAGACTTTAATCAGGCATCGATCGATTGGATTAAAGCTCAATTGTCGATAGTCGTTGAAAGTTCTGTATCGAGCGAGTATGTTCGGGAGTATAAAGATGCGATAGACCTTCGGAAAAATTTCAAGCCCGGCAAAGAGAAACAAGCTTTGCCCGAGAGTGCATATTACCAGATGTTTTCAGAGAAGAATGGCTTCTATCCCAATCTGAGCATACTTGATCTGCTTTTTTCAGAGGGGCCGTTTACCGCGCAATGGCTTAAGTCAAACAGCCAGCCTATTGCAGCATGGCGGTAG
- a CDS encoding GWxTD domain-containing protein translates to MTRWLGLCIALFLSFSASAIEAVVNHTIFYVYEPGKKMTPYLELSIQINPASVHFIQTKDSFWQSRIKTEVVLSGSDGTSKVDNFLLQTVPDDNFEAASSRSIIDVRRYKIPAGMIVLDVHLSEPIIAGNTFAFTDSFSVEAAPETPFYSGLQLLDTAYASSSESAFQKNGRQQIPLSSNFLNDDRRLLHFYTELYHTNKATDSLLIQKAFISRRAGDAPVLKLQHIDTLHASPVLPFIGQFNISSLPSGNYYLNTVLENSTGHVLTSRSLFFQRSNKAPAVAAADTLPDTGMQRVNILDLSTTFIGKYSFAQVKAILKMMLPIASPTEIRTINNFLNKPEDTYMRYFIYNFWKARNEKDPKKPWEEYTKLVKEVNKLFGFGSRPGYETDRGILYLKYGRPTEREIVANENGSLPYEIWQYNSLARQGSGGVLLFYNPQNMINDFRLLHSTINQEGSNPGWRSQLYERGSNPNARAELYFRNR, encoded by the coding sequence ATGACACGCTGGCTGGGACTTTGTATTGCTTTGTTTCTATCTTTTTCTGCATCCGCGATCGAAGCTGTGGTTAATCACACCATTTTTTATGTGTATGAACCCGGCAAAAAGATGACCCCCTATTTAGAACTGTCTATACAAATCAATCCGGCTTCCGTTCATTTTATCCAAACCAAAGACAGTTTTTGGCAGTCGCGGATAAAAACCGAAGTAGTATTAAGCGGATCAGACGGAACTTCGAAAGTTGACAATTTTCTGTTACAAACCGTTCCGGATGATAATTTTGAAGCTGCCTCATCGAGAAGCATCATTGATGTGCGGCGCTACAAAATCCCGGCAGGAATGATTGTACTGGATGTGCACCTATCAGAACCAATAATTGCTGGTAACACATTTGCATTCACCGACAGTTTTTCTGTTGAAGCAGCTCCAGAAACACCATTCTATAGCGGCTTGCAACTTCTGGATACTGCCTACGCCAGTTCATCAGAATCTGCTTTTCAAAAAAACGGACGACAGCAAATACCCTTAAGCAGCAACTTTTTGAACGACGACAGACGCCTGCTTCATTTCTACACCGAGCTCTACCACACAAACAAGGCCACTGATAGCCTGCTGATTCAAAAGGCTTTCATATCCCGCCGTGCCGGTGATGCCCCCGTGTTAAAGCTGCAACACATCGACACGCTACATGCGTCGCCTGTGTTACCATTCATTGGGCAGTTTAATATTAGCTCGCTTCCTTCAGGCAATTATTATTTAAATACGGTACTGGAGAATAGCACAGGTCATGTATTAACATCGAGATCGCTGTTCTTTCAAAGAAGCAATAAGGCACCAGCTGTAGCTGCAGCCGATACCTTGCCTGATACCGGAATGCAGCGCGTCAATATTCTTGACTTAAGCACCACCTTCATTGGCAAATACAGTTTTGCCCAGGTAAAAGCTATATTGAAGATGATGCTGCCTATTGCATCTCCAACAGAAATCCGCACTATCAATAACTTTTTGAATAAGCCGGAGGACACTTACATGCGCTATTTTATCTATAACTTCTGGAAAGCGCGTAATGAAAAAGATCCGAAGAAACCGTGGGAAGAGTATACTAAATTAGTGAAGGAAGTAAACAAACTGTTTGGCTTCGGATCGCGCCCCGGATACGAAACAGATCGAGGTATCTTATACCTGAAATACGGAAGGCCCACTGAACGCGAAATTGTGGCCAATGAGAATGGTTCGTTACCCTACGAGATATGGCAATACAACTCGCTTGCAAGGCAAGGCAGCGGTGGCGTATTGCTGTTCTACAACCCGCAAAACATGATCAATGATTTCAGGCTGCTGCATTCTACTATTAACCAGGAAGGCAGCAACCCGGGGTGGCGCTCTCAGCTATACGAAAGAGGTAGCAACCCAAACGCCCGGGCAGAACTATATTTCAGAAACAGGTAA